A genomic window from Micromonospora sp. WMMA1947 includes:
- a CDS encoding DUF6114 domain-containing protein, whose translation MTTVEPSHARLGTATRAWRSFRRWQRGRPFWGGLLIILAGVEMLASTRLTLNGLSFSSGATGLLALLIPAILVTCGVLLWLSPPQRLFYSIVAAITTVYSLIGLNLGGFFLGLLLGIVGSALAFAWVPTRPADPADPADDEHGSEAGDEPDTVVDGQPVSAQPVDEQAVDEQPVDERPTVEVPAAVRPAVEQPTAERPGGERPVPRQSVNGQPAGSDGGPPEWSGRSADPRAFGIVLLVLGLATAGLAVQPGAVQAASSRPTASACPSKPATPSKAPSATPTPTPSASPTREGNIITDFFEGIGDLFKGSKKSATPSPTPTASGSAAPTSKPTTRPGSTDCPAPDKPGKVDPAKPDKVEPGKPLPRIAADPSLPKVAKQPSKLTGSKVTMTGLRFEGITDLQTEQGALKVLKFSMKEAVTDDFLLVADGPRGRTQRYATDRLTVRDDVAFYCTRFVGKLAGIKLTLTPDLPFPDGLPVTLPIPVTFTDPVIDLAYVTSNTLTGRPTLRLTLGA comes from the coding sequence GTGACAACCGTCGAACCGTCCCACGCCCGGCTCGGTACCGCGACCCGGGCATGGCGGAGCTTCCGCCGCTGGCAGCGGGGCCGGCCGTTCTGGGGCGGCCTGTTGATCATCCTGGCCGGGGTGGAGATGCTCGCCTCCACCCGGTTGACGCTCAACGGCCTGAGCTTCAGCAGCGGCGCCACCGGCCTGCTCGCCCTGCTGATCCCGGCCATCCTGGTGACCTGCGGGGTGCTGCTCTGGCTCAGTCCGCCGCAGCGGCTGTTCTACTCGATCGTCGCGGCGATCACCACCGTCTACTCCCTGATCGGGCTCAACCTCGGCGGCTTCTTCCTCGGCCTGCTGCTCGGCATCGTGGGCAGCGCGCTCGCGTTCGCCTGGGTGCCGACCCGCCCGGCCGATCCGGCCGACCCGGCCGATGACGAGCACGGCAGCGAGGCGGGCGACGAGCCCGACACCGTCGTGGACGGGCAGCCCGTGAGCGCGCAGCCCGTGGATGAGCAGGCCGTGGACGAGCAGCCCGTGGACGAGCGGCCGACCGTCGAGGTGCCCGCCGCGGTGCGGCCGGCCGTCGAGCAGCCGACTGCCGAGCGGCCGGGCGGGGAGCGGCCGGTCCCTCGGCAGTCGGTGAACGGGCAGCCGGCCGGATCCGACGGCGGTCCGCCGGAGTGGTCGGGCCGTTCGGCGGACCCGCGCGCCTTCGGCATCGTCCTGCTGGTGCTCGGCCTCGCCACCGCCGGCCTGGCCGTTCAGCCGGGAGCGGTGCAGGCCGCCTCGAGCAGGCCCACCGCGAGTGCCTGTCCGTCGAAGCCCGCCACGCCGTCGAAGGCGCCCTCCGCGACGCCCACCCCGACGCCGAGCGCGAGCCCGACGCGGGAAGGCAACATCATCACCGATTTCTTCGAGGGGATCGGTGACCTGTTCAAGGGCAGTAAGAAGAGCGCGACGCCCTCGCCCACACCGACCGCGAGCGGATCGGCGGCCCCGACGAGCAAGCCGACGACCCGCCCCGGCTCGACCGACTGCCCGGCGCCGGACAAGCCCGGCAAGGTGGACCCGGCGAAACCCGACAAGGTGGAACCCGGCAAGCCCCTGCCGCGTATCGCCGCCGACCCGAGCCTGCCGAAGGTGGCCAAGCAGCCGTCGAAGCTCACCGGCTCCAAGGTGACCATGACCGGGCTGCGGTTCGAGGGGATCACCGACCTCCAGACCGAGCAGGGCGCGCTCAAGGTGCTGAAGTTCAGCATGAAGGAGGCGGTGACCGACGACTTCCTGCTGGTCGCCGATGGTCCCCGGGGCCGCACCCAGCGGTACGCGACCGATCGCCTCACGGTCCGCGACGACGTCGCGTTCTACTGCACCCGGTTCGTCGGCAAGCTCGCCGGCATCAAGCTGACGCTGACCCCGGACCTGCCGTTCCCGGACGGTCTGCCGGTCACGCTGCCCATCCCGGTGACGTTCACCGACCCGGTCATCGACCTGGCGTACGTCACCAGCAACACGCTCACCGGCCGGCCGACGCTGCGGCTGACGCTCGGCGCCTGA
- a CDS encoding DUF885 domain-containing protein, with protein MGRIDDLANRYVAEWAPLSPTGATYVGIAGYDDQLDDLSPEGYAARADLARRTLGELDVTEPETEAERTAKEAMQERLGLELARHDAGETGSEVNVISSGLHEIRMVFDLMPTDGEEARANVSARLNRFASALDGYKRTLREAAAAGRVSSQVQLVEVAKQCDIWVDPEGDNFFHGLVERIDADGTLGAELRKGAAAATAATAEFGQFLRTELAPVGREKQAAGRERYELASQYFLGAKVDLDETYAWGFAELARLEAEMRAVAARIAGRGASVDDAVRVLDADPARTVRGKEAFRDWMQALADKAITELNGTHFDIPEQVRRIECCLAPTSDGAIYYTGPSEDFSRPGRMWWAVPQGITDFSTWREVTTVYHEGVPGHHLQVAQTAVRADLLNRWQRLLCWVSGHGEGWALYSERLMDELGYLGDPGDRLGMLDGQALRAARVIVDIGMHLELEIPKDNPFGFHPGERWTPELGWEFMRAHCRVPDENLRFELNRYLGWPGQAPSYKVGERIWLQAREDAKARKGADFDLKEFHRQALDLGSLGLDPLRKALARL; from the coding sequence GTGGGACGAATCGATGACCTCGCCAACCGGTACGTGGCCGAGTGGGCCCCGCTGAGCCCGACCGGCGCCACCTACGTCGGCATCGCCGGCTACGACGACCAGCTCGACGACCTGTCGCCCGAGGGCTACGCGGCGCGCGCCGACCTGGCCCGCCGCACGCTCGGCGAACTCGACGTGACCGAGCCGGAGACCGAGGCGGAGCGGACCGCCAAGGAGGCCATGCAGGAGCGCCTCGGCCTGGAGCTGGCCCGCCACGACGCCGGCGAGACCGGCAGCGAGGTCAACGTCATCTCCAGCGGCCTGCACGAGATCCGGATGGTCTTCGACCTCATGCCGACCGACGGTGAGGAAGCCCGGGCGAACGTGTCCGCCCGGCTCAACCGCTTCGCGTCCGCGCTGGACGGCTACAAGCGCACGCTGCGCGAGGCCGCCGCCGCGGGACGGGTCAGCTCGCAGGTGCAGCTCGTCGAGGTCGCCAAGCAGTGCGACATCTGGGTCGACCCGGAGGGCGACAACTTCTTCCACGGGCTGGTCGAGCGGATCGACGCCGACGGCACGCTCGGCGCGGAGCTGCGCAAGGGAGCCGCCGCCGCCACCGCCGCGACCGCCGAGTTCGGGCAGTTCCTGCGCACCGAACTGGCGCCGGTGGGGCGGGAGAAGCAGGCCGCCGGGCGGGAGCGCTACGAACTGGCCTCGCAGTACTTCCTCGGCGCCAAGGTCGATCTGGACGAGACGTACGCCTGGGGTTTCGCGGAGCTGGCCCGGCTGGAGGCCGAGATGCGGGCGGTGGCCGCGCGGATCGCCGGGCGCGGCGCCTCGGTCGACGACGCGGTACGCGTGCTCGACGCCGATCCGGCGCGGACGGTACGCGGCAAGGAGGCGTTCCGGGACTGGATGCAGGCGCTCGCCGACAAGGCGATCACCGAGCTGAACGGCACCCACTTCGACATCCCCGAGCAGGTACGCCGGATCGAGTGCTGCCTCGCGCCGACGAGCGACGGCGCCATCTACTACACCGGCCCGAGCGAGGACTTCTCCCGGCCGGGGCGGATGTGGTGGGCGGTGCCGCAGGGCATCACCGACTTCTCCACCTGGCGCGAGGTGACCACCGTCTACCACGAGGGCGTGCCGGGTCACCACCTCCAGGTCGCCCAGACCGCCGTCCGGGCCGACCTGCTCAACCGCTGGCAGCGGCTGCTGTGCTGGGTCTCCGGGCACGGCGAGGGCTGGGCGCTCTACTCCGAGCGGCTGATGGACGAGCTGGGCTACCTCGGCGACCCCGGTGACCGGCTCGGCATGCTCGACGGGCAGGCGCTGCGCGCGGCCCGGGTCATCGTGGACATCGGCATGCACCTGGAGCTGGAGATCCCGAAGGACAACCCGTTCGGCTTCCACCCGGGCGAGCGGTGGACGCCGGAGCTGGGCTGGGAGTTCATGCGGGCGCACTGCCGGGTGCCGGACGAGAACCTGCGCTTCGAGCTGAACCGTTACCTGGGCTGGCCCGGGCAGGCCCCGTCGTACAAGGTGGGCGAGCGGATCTGGTTGCAGGCCCGGGAGGACGCGAAGGCCCGCAAGGGCGCCGACTTCGACCTCAAGGAGTTCCACCGCCAGGCGCTCGACCTGGGCTCGCTCGGGCTGGACCCGCTGCGCAAGGCGCTGGCCCGGCTCTGA
- a CDS encoding DMT family transporter, with the protein MNVEITPDRAPVRSWLPGFVALAAIWGSSFLFIKVGVTELHPVHLTLYRVATGALTLLVVLAVLRDRLPRDLRVWAHMLVVAALGVAVPFTLFGYGEQRVESMLAGIWNATTPLIVLPLAVLVFRTERLTARRAVGLGLGFVGVLVVLGVWEGVGGAHFVGQLMCFGAAACYGLAIPYQKKFVAGSAYSGLSLSAAQLLVATAQLAVVAPFVGTPPSPLGLSPRVAASVLALGALGTGLAFVINMRNIRLAGASTASTVTYLIPVFAVLVGAVVLGERMNWHQPVGAFVVLVGVAVAQGLFGRRRRRPDAVAPTSRPVEAATRG; encoded by the coding sequence GTGAACGTCGAGATCACTCCTGACCGGGCGCCGGTACGCAGCTGGCTGCCCGGGTTCGTCGCGCTCGCCGCCATCTGGGGTTCCAGTTTCCTGTTCATCAAGGTCGGCGTCACCGAGCTGCACCCCGTGCACCTCACCCTCTACCGCGTGGCCACCGGCGCGCTGACGCTGCTCGTGGTGCTCGCGGTGCTGCGCGACCGGCTGCCCCGCGACCTGCGGGTCTGGGCGCACATGCTCGTCGTGGCCGCGCTCGGCGTCGCGGTGCCGTTCACCCTGTTCGGCTACGGCGAGCAGCGCGTCGAGTCGATGCTCGCCGGCATCTGGAACGCCACCACGCCGCTGATCGTGCTGCCCCTGGCGGTGCTGGTGTTCCGCACCGAGCGGCTGACCGCCCGGCGGGCGGTCGGGCTGGGGCTGGGCTTCGTCGGCGTCCTCGTGGTGCTCGGCGTCTGGGAGGGCGTCGGTGGCGCCCACTTCGTCGGCCAGCTCATGTGCTTCGGTGCGGCGGCCTGCTACGGCCTGGCCATTCCGTACCAGAAGAAGTTCGTCGCGGGCAGCGCGTACTCCGGCCTGTCGCTGTCGGCGGCCCAGCTGCTGGTGGCGACCGCGCAGCTCGCGGTGGTCGCGCCGTTCGTCGGCACGCCGCCGTCGCCGCTCGGCCTCTCCCCGCGCGTGGCGGCGAGCGTGCTGGCGCTCGGCGCGCTCGGCACCGGGCTCGCCTTCGTCATCAACATGCGCAACATCCGGCTGGCCGGGGCCAGCACGGCGTCCACAGTGACGTACCTGATCCCGGTGTTCGCGGTGCTCGTCGGCGCGGTGGTGCTGGGCGAGCGGATGAACTGGCACCAGCCCGTCGGCGCGTTCGTGGTGCTCGTCGGCGTGGCGGTCGCCCAGGGCCTGTTCGGGCGGCGCCGCCGGCGCCCGGACGCGGTGGCACCCACCTCCCGTCCGGTCGAAGCGGCCACCAGGGGCTGA
- a CDS encoding PHP domain-containing protein, with protein sequence MSARDPLADLRRIAFLLERANEATYRVRAFRSAAKTLGALPAAEVAERARTGKLTELSGVGDVTARCVAESLAGEEPVYLRRLLATEGTDLDEAAAKLRDALRGDCHTHSDWSDGGSPIEEMALAAVELGHEYLVLTDHSPRLTVARGLTAERLRKQLDHVAAVNEALPKGFRILTGIEVDILADGSLDQDEKLLARLDVVVGSVHSGLNDDRAKMTRRMLTAIANPHLDILGHCTGRMVSSRPAGVTGPGDKGHRARTRKESEFDADAVFAACAEHDVAVEINSRPERQDPPKRLIRLALEAGCRFAIDTDAHAPGQLDWQRFGCERAALCGVPAKRVVNTWTADRLVKWTAGRG encoded by the coding sequence ATGAGTGCCCGGGATCCCCTCGCCGACCTGCGCCGGATCGCGTTCCTGCTGGAACGGGCGAACGAGGCCACCTATCGGGTGCGCGCGTTCCGGTCGGCGGCGAAGACGCTCGGCGCGCTGCCCGCCGCCGAGGTGGCCGAGCGGGCCCGCACCGGCAAGCTGACCGAGCTGTCCGGCGTCGGTGACGTCACCGCCCGCTGCGTGGCCGAGTCGCTGGCCGGCGAGGAACCCGTCTACCTGCGCCGGCTGCTGGCCACCGAGGGCACCGACCTGGACGAGGCAGCGGCGAAGCTGCGGGACGCGCTGCGCGGCGACTGCCACACCCACTCGGACTGGTCCGACGGCGGCTCACCGATCGAGGAGATGGCGCTGGCAGCGGTCGAGCTGGGCCACGAGTACCTGGTGCTCACCGACCACTCGCCGCGACTCACGGTGGCCCGGGGCCTGACCGCGGAGCGGCTGCGCAAGCAGCTCGACCACGTCGCCGCCGTCAACGAGGCGCTGCCGAAGGGCTTCCGGATCCTCACCGGCATCGAGGTGGACATCCTCGCCGACGGCTCGCTCGACCAGGACGAGAAGCTGCTGGCCCGCCTGGACGTAGTGGTCGGCTCGGTGCACAGCGGCCTGAACGACGACCGGGCCAAAATGACGCGCCGGATGCTGACCGCGATCGCGAACCCGCACCTGGACATCCTCGGTCACTGCACCGGCCGGATGGTCTCCTCCCGGCCCGCCGGGGTGACCGGGCCGGGCGACAAGGGGCACCGGGCGCGTACCCGCAAGGAGAGCGAGTTCGACGCGGACGCCGTCTTCGCCGCCTGCGCGGAGCACGACGTGGCCGTCGAGATCAACTCCCGGCCGGAGCGGCAGGACCCGCCGAAGCGGCTGATCCGCCTCGCGCTGGAGGCCGGGTGCCGGTTCGCCATCGACACCGACGCGCACGCCCCCGGCCAGCTCGACTGGCAGCGGTTCGGCTGCGAGCGGGCCGCGCTGTGCGGCGTACCGGCGAAGCGTGTGGTGAACACCTGGACGGCCGACCGCCTGGTGAAGTGGACGGCCGGGCGCGGCTGA
- a CDS encoding M23 family metallopeptidase, giving the protein MRSPSIGRRTRPAYPILLLVAALAAGGCGATTGRADRWQEPSPMTTAAQPADPASPAPPTASPPSPARTDVKRVFPVRAGNVDYHPTHGGYPGTDVFADCGEPVVAVTDGVVLEVSRVDRFDKRGQLGPNNGGLSVSLLGDDGVRYYGSHLSAIAAGVDEGVRVRAGQQLGKVGRTGNANNVCHLHFGLSPKCTGADDWWIRRGVVWPAPYLNSWRKGGNRSPVAEVTAWQRKHGCPAAPGRSTRSG; this is encoded by the coding sequence ATGCGCTCGCCATCGATCGGACGCCGCACGCGGCCGGCGTACCCGATCCTGCTGCTCGTCGCGGCACTCGCCGCCGGCGGCTGCGGCGCCACCACCGGGCGCGCCGACAGGTGGCAGGAGCCGAGCCCGATGACGACGGCCGCGCAGCCCGCCGACCCGGCGAGCCCGGCACCGCCGACCGCCTCCCCGCCGTCGCCGGCCCGCACGGACGTGAAGCGGGTCTTCCCGGTGCGGGCGGGCAACGTCGACTACCACCCGACGCACGGCGGCTACCCCGGCACCGACGTGTTCGCCGACTGCGGCGAGCCGGTGGTGGCGGTCACCGACGGCGTGGTGCTGGAGGTGAGCCGCGTCGACCGGTTCGACAAGCGCGGGCAGCTGGGCCCGAACAACGGCGGGCTCTCCGTCTCGCTGCTCGGCGACGACGGGGTGCGCTACTACGGCTCGCACCTGAGCGCGATCGCGGCCGGCGTCGATGAGGGCGTACGGGTGCGTGCCGGGCAGCAGCTCGGCAAGGTCGGCCGTACGGGCAACGCCAACAACGTCTGCCACCTGCACTTCGGTCTCTCCCCGAAGTGCACCGGCGCCGACGACTGGTGGATCCGCCGGGGCGTGGTCTGGCCGGCGCCGTACCTGAACTCCTGGCGCAAGGGCGGCAACCGCTCGCCGGTCGCCGAGGTCACCGCCTGGCAGCGCAAGCACGGCTGCCCGGCCGCGCCCGGCCGGTCCACCCGCAGCGGCTGA
- a CDS encoding tRNA adenosine deaminase-associated protein: MSYFAAAVARVDGGWTAGEVSLRGVTDIEEVADRLRDVEPDADLSLLFVEADDTYLVVMRLDEGEDLRVFGSDSAYAEESRLGALLVGDLKTSVTGLEDVDEPRASAGDDDTEQPAVDPEADPVGDADLLTDLGIPAQKLLALCAHEGSMPADVTAEICQVLGCVDEVEELREV, encoded by the coding sequence GTGTCGTACTTCGCTGCTGCCGTGGCGCGCGTCGACGGCGGCTGGACCGCCGGCGAGGTGAGCCTGCGAGGCGTCACCGACATCGAGGAGGTGGCCGACCGGCTGCGCGACGTCGAGCCGGACGCCGACCTCTCGCTGCTGTTCGTCGAGGCCGACGACACGTACCTGGTCGTCATGCGCCTGGACGAGGGGGAGGACCTGCGGGTCTTCGGCTCGGACTCGGCGTACGCGGAGGAGTCCCGGCTGGGTGCGCTGCTCGTCGGCGACCTGAAGACCTCGGTGACCGGGCTGGAGGATGTCGACGAGCCGCGTGCCTCCGCCGGCGACGACGACACCGAGCAGCCTGCTGTGGACCCGGAGGCAGACCCGGTCGGCGACGCGGACCTGCTGACCGACCTGGGGATCCCGGCGCAGAAGCTGCTGGCGCTCTGCGCGCACGAGGGCTCCATGCCGGCCGACGTGACAGCCGAGATCTGCCAGGTGCTGGGCTGCGTGGACGAGGTCGAGGAGCTGCGTGAGGTCTGA
- a CDS encoding nucleoside deaminase translates to MGRRQRHELWMRRALEVAATGPDGATPDADDVPVGAVLYGPDGTELAIGRNERELTGDPTAHAEVLALRRAAQRLGRWRLDDCTLVVTLEPCTMCAGAIALARVPTVVFGAWEPKTGAVGSLWDVLRDRRVTHRPEVYGGVLERESAALLRAFFR, encoded by the coding sequence GTGGGCCGCCGGCAGCGGCACGAGCTGTGGATGCGCCGGGCCCTCGAGGTCGCGGCGACCGGCCCGGACGGTGCGACCCCCGACGCCGACGACGTGCCGGTCGGCGCGGTGCTCTACGGCCCCGACGGGACCGAACTGGCGATCGGCCGCAACGAGCGGGAGCTGACCGGCGACCCGACCGCGCACGCCGAGGTGCTGGCGTTGCGCCGGGCCGCGCAGCGGCTGGGCCGCTGGCGGCTGGACGACTGCACGCTCGTGGTGACGCTGGAACCGTGCACCATGTGCGCCGGGGCGATCGCGCTGGCGCGCGTCCCGACAGTGGTGTTCGGCGCGTGGGAACCGAAGACCGGCGCCGTCGGGTCACTCTGGGACGTGCTGCGCGACCGCCGCGTCACGCACCGCCCCGAGGTGTACGGCGGCGTGCTGGAACGCGAGAGCGCTGCGCTGTTGCGCGCGTTCTTCCGCTGA
- a CDS encoding thioesterase family protein has protein sequence MSHATTDLPVAEFGHVEHVPVHFDDLDAMGILHNARYAVLLERALTPYWAERGVAFRGDVHAAPDVFHAVREFTITYRAPVVGVGTVAVHFWLEHFGTSSAQYAFEFRSVDGATVHATGTRSIVRLDPATLRPTAWTEVGRAIAATLLRPAPAGA, from the coding sequence ATGAGCCACGCCACCACCGACCTGCCGGTCGCCGAGTTCGGGCACGTCGAGCACGTGCCGGTGCACTTCGACGACCTCGACGCGATGGGCATCCTGCACAACGCCCGCTACGCGGTGCTGCTGGAACGCGCCCTGACGCCGTACTGGGCCGAACGCGGCGTCGCCTTCCGGGGCGACGTGCACGCCGCACCGGACGTGTTCCACGCGGTCCGCGAGTTCACCATCACCTACCGGGCGCCGGTCGTCGGCGTCGGCACGGTGGCGGTGCACTTCTGGCTGGAGCATTTCGGCACCAGCAGCGCCCAGTACGCCTTCGAGTTCCGCTCGGTTGACGGCGCCACCGTGCACGCCACCGGCACCCGGTCGATCGTTCGGCTCGACCCGGCCACGCTGCGTCCGACCGCCTGGACCGAGGTCGGCCGCGCGATCGCCGCGACGCTGCTGCGCCCCGCGCCGGCCGGAGCCTGA
- a CDS encoding TetR/AcrR family transcriptional regulator, translating to MNSDGRVARGDRTRTAVLDTAVALATEVGLHGLSLAQLADRLEVSKSGLFAHWRSKEALQLATVDRAVAQWQERIVAPALLAPRGVRRLRALHDARIDFYAARVLPGGCFFANTEFEYNARPGPVRDRLAEAFARWTALLERLVQEAVDLGELPADLDVPLLAYEIDALGISAVMRSRLLDPDASYRHARQGLLTRLRALCPDPTLLPEGQS from the coding sequence ATGAACTCCGACGGCCGCGTCGCCCGTGGCGACCGCACCCGCACCGCGGTGCTCGACACCGCGGTGGCGCTGGCGACCGAGGTCGGCCTGCACGGCCTCTCCCTGGCCCAGCTCGCCGACCGGCTGGAGGTCAGCAAGTCCGGCCTCTTCGCGCACTGGCGCTCCAAGGAGGCACTGCAACTCGCCACCGTCGACCGGGCCGTGGCGCAGTGGCAGGAGCGGATCGTCGCGCCCGCCCTGCTCGCCCCCCGGGGCGTACGCCGGCTGCGTGCGCTGCACGACGCCCGGATCGACTTCTACGCCGCCCGGGTGCTGCCCGGCGGCTGCTTCTTCGCCAACACCGAGTTCGAGTACAACGCCCGTCCCGGCCCGGTCCGGGACCGGCTCGCCGAGGCGTTCGCCCGCTGGACCGCGCTGCTGGAACGCCTCGTCCAGGAGGCCGTCGACCTCGGCGAGCTGCCCGCCGATCTGGACGTGCCGCTGCTCGCGTACGAGATCGACGCGCTGGGGATCAGCGCGGTGATGCGGTCCCGGCTGCTCGACCCGGACGCCAGCTACCGGCACGCCCGCCAGGGTCTGCTGACCCGGCTGCGGGCGCTCTGCCCGGATCCGACCCTGCTACCGGAAGGCCAGTCATGA
- the deoD gene encoding purine-nucleoside phosphorylase — protein sequence MSTHIGAEPGEIAERVLMPGDPLRAKWIAETYLEGARCYTTVRGMLGFTGKWNGVDVSVQGSGMGMPSASIYAHELVNEYGVKSLIRVGSCGALTEDLQLRDVVAAIGSSTDSNMNRMRFDGLIDYAPVADFGLLRTSVEVAERRGISMRVGPILAADAFYTDRPDLYDTLADYGVLAVEMESAALYTIAARFKARALTILTVSDHIKTGEKTTSQEREQTFGQMVEIALDTIIA from the coding sequence ATGAGTACGCACATCGGCGCTGAGCCGGGAGAGATCGCCGAGCGGGTCCTGATGCCGGGCGACCCGCTGCGGGCCAAGTGGATCGCGGAGACCTACCTGGAAGGGGCCCGCTGCTACACGACGGTGCGCGGCATGCTGGGCTTCACCGGGAAGTGGAACGGTGTCGACGTGTCCGTCCAGGGCTCCGGCATGGGCATGCCGTCCGCCTCGATCTACGCGCACGAGCTGGTCAACGAGTACGGCGTGAAGTCGCTGATCCGGGTCGGCTCCTGCGGCGCGCTGACCGAGGATCTGCAGCTGCGGGACGTGGTGGCGGCCATCGGTTCGTCCACCGACTCGAACATGAACCGGATGCGCTTCGACGGGCTGATCGACTACGCCCCGGTGGCCGACTTCGGGCTGCTGCGTACCTCGGTCGAGGTGGCCGAGCGGCGCGGCATCAGCATGCGGGTCGGGCCGATCCTGGCGGCGGACGCCTTCTACACGGACCGGCCGGACCTGTACGACACGCTCGCCGACTACGGCGTGCTGGCGGTGGAGATGGAGTCGGCGGCGCTCTACACGATCGCGGCGCGCTTCAAGGCCCGCGCGCTGACCATCCTGACCGTCAGCGATCACATCAAGACCGGCGAGAAGACCACGTCGCAGGAGCGCGAGCAGACGTTCGGCCAGATGGTCGAGATCGCGCTGGACACCATCATCGCCTGA